The genomic window TGATTGTTTAACCATGTTCCCTTTATATTGGCAAGCATAAAAATTTGATTATGCAACAATTAGTTGTGGCCCTTGAATCTATTTGGTTGAGTAGTCCTCCATGAGTGTTGATATACAGTCTAACAGCATTGACACTGTTTGTAGCTCAGAGGGAAAGTTTGTTTGTAATGTATTTGCATGTGGCCTTCCCTcagtgggtgtgtgtgcatgtgtgcgcaGGAGGAAGTTTGAACCAGGGTTTCTGTGGTCTATTTGTCACCTCATCAATGTGACCTTCTCAATGATGATTATCATTCACTGTGAGCTGAAAGTCCCTCAGGATGAGTTTTTCCACTGTTTCCTTCTAATAAAGATATTGTGTGTCATGTTTCAGGCCTCTCTGGTGTGTCCATCGTCTCTTGTCTGGTATGTGGCTCTGATTGCAACCCGCTTGATCCTGCTGACATTGTGTGGATGGGTTCTGTGCTGGACTGTCATCAACCTCTTCGACAATTACTCCGTACTCAACCTGCTCTTCCTGGGATATCCGTAAGTCTCCAGTTTTCTTTATGAAACTGCATGTATGATTATCTCTGTGTCCACGCATGTTTGGTGACAGTGGAACTTACTGGCCAGACGTAAGATCTGATCTCTTCATAGCCTTTGAACACCCTTTCAGAAAATATAGACAAATCCGCTGAATTTGTCAGTCAGTGTTCAGGGAAAACCTATTGAATACCATGTTCATTTAAGTTATGATTGGGACGGAAAGATTTTATTTGTAACAAGCTAACCTTTGTGATCGGAATtgctattattaaatattaaataaatgaaaatcctTATCCACTAGTCACAAATGGTTGGAAAAATCATAAGGGATAGGCCATGGGATGCTGACGGTTCTGCCACTggtgttcatgttcttgtttctGCTTGCACTGTATTCGTTTAATTTGCTGTTGTTTTAATCTACATATTCTGTGTCTTTGTCTCTGATTCAGATTCGGTGTTTATGTGCCACTCTGCTGCTTCCATCAGGAGGGTCGAGCTCAATCCACTCCAACCGAATGCAGCTTCTCTGAGCAGGATGGATATGACAGGCCTCTGCTGCGGCCCAGAGACTTCCTCACACTGCTGCGTGAAAGTCTGCGTGAGCAGTTCTCCAGCCCCACACACATCCCCACACACACCTGCCCGCCTTCACCTGAGCTCATCCGCAGTGAAGTGGAGGAGCTCAAGACCGACTTTAACCGCCGCATCAAGGAAGTTCTCTTCAATTCACTCTTCAGTGCTTATTATGTGGCCTTCCTACCCCTGTGCTTCGTCAGGGTGAGCCATCCTCTGACAGTAGTCACTGAATGGACTGTTCAGTCACTCTGCAGCTTGATCAGAATGACAGAATTGTGATTTATGTACATGTAGTTACCAGCCCATTTTTTTAGAGGTGTAGTTCACTGTTGGATCAGCATGATGTCATTGgtgacagaattttttatttatttatgtatttaatttcttaattctaCTTCATGTTTATGTGGTATTTGGATCCGTGTTTATCTGAAAGCAATCATCATTGATGCACAGTAATAGACAGGGATGGAAAAATGTAGTGAAATATAATCAAATCAGCAGTCCAGCCAGAGCAGCATCCTATTCCTACTCAACCAAACAGCCAACTACTCAATCAGATAGATTAGTGAGAGAGTACTTTGTAAGCAGTGGTGCTTTGAATAGAATGAACTGGGAGGTGCAGCTGTTgctattaacattttaaaagaatcTATCAGGTTAATGATACAATTTTGTGTAGAAGTGCATAACAGCCAGTCAGATTGGAGCTTGTGGTTTTACCCTTTATGTTCAATGTTTTCCAGAGCACGCAGTACTACGACATGCGCTGGTCATGTGAGCACCTGATCATGGTGTGGATCAATGCATTTGTGATGTTGATGAGTCAGCTTCTGCCACCCAGTTACTGTGACCTGCTGCATCGCTCCGCTGCACATTTGGGCCGCTGGCAGAAGCTAGAACATGGATCCTACAGCAATACGCCACAGCACATGTGAGTTTACCTCCATCACATCAATTCACAAACACCTTCAGTGAATAAGAAATGAATGAACGTTCCTTTTGATCGATTCATTGGAGATTCAGCTCTCAACTATGTAGCTGTTTAGACATAGTTTCAAAGTCAAGTTCTTATAAAAACACTTCCAGAACACTTCACAAACAAAATATCAGCAGTGTTATGGGTATTTATAATTGTTGTTCTCTTTGGTATGTGTTCAGCTGGTCTGAGAGCACCATCTGGCCTCAGGGAGTCCTGGTGCGTCACAGCCGCTGTCTTTATAAGGCTGTTGGGCCGTATAATGTGGCCTTGCCCTCCGACGTCTCGCATGCCAGGTTTTATGTGAGTATCTGTTATTTCTCGTCCTTTAACTTAATATGATGACATGAATGCAAATTAATATTTACCCAcaaattaaagggatatttaacccaaaaatttaaattgtcattcATTTCccttc from Carassius auratus strain Wakin chromosome 1, ASM336829v1, whole genome shotgun sequence includes these protein-coding regions:
- the LOC113090212 gene encoding transmembrane protein 39A-like isoform X1; translated protein: MPGGRRGPSRQQLSRSALPSLQTLVGGGLSNGTGLRCRNSGAVGLSAPPLTALITPEPVRHSCIPDLPLDSNVLFESLLFLYLLVALFVQYINIYRTVWWSSYNHPTASTSMNFHLMDYHLAVFITVMLARRLVWTIISEASLVCPSSLVWYVALIATRLILLTLCGWVLCWTVINLFDNYSVLNLLFLGYPFGVYVPLCCFHQEGRAQSTPTECSFSEQDGYDRPLLRPRDFLTLLRESLREQFSSPTHIPTHTCPPSPELIRSEVEELKTDFNRRIKEVLFNSLFSAYYVAFLPLCFVRSTQYYDMRWSCEHLIMVWINAFVMLMSQLLPPSYCDLLHRSAAHLGRWQKLEHGSYSNTPQHIWSESTIWPQGVLVRHSRCLYKAVGPYNVALPSDVSHARFYFLFHKPLRILNLLIGIESSVILYQLYSLLRSERWNHTLSLGLILFCNYYVLFKLLRDRIVLGKAYSFPLGSSGLGIKS
- the LOC113090212 gene encoding transmembrane protein 39A-like isoform X2, with the translated sequence MPGGRRGPSRQQLSRSALPSLQTLVGGGLSNGTGLRNSGAVGLSAPPLTALITPEPVRHSCIPDLPLDSNVLFESLLFLYLLVALFVQYINIYRTVWWSSYNHPTASTSMNFHLMDYHLAVFITVMLARRLVWTIISEASLVCPSSLVWYVALIATRLILLTLCGWVLCWTVINLFDNYSVLNLLFLGYPFGVYVPLCCFHQEGRAQSTPTECSFSEQDGYDRPLLRPRDFLTLLRESLREQFSSPTHIPTHTCPPSPELIRSEVEELKTDFNRRIKEVLFNSLFSAYYVAFLPLCFVRSTQYYDMRWSCEHLIMVWINAFVMLMSQLLPPSYCDLLHRSAAHLGRWQKLEHGSYSNTPQHIWSESTIWPQGVLVRHSRCLYKAVGPYNVALPSDVSHARFYFLFHKPLRILNLLIGIESSVILYQLYSLLRSERWNHTLSLGLILFCNYYVLFKLLRDRIVLGKAYSFPLGSSGLGIKS
- the LOC113090212 gene encoding transmembrane protein 39A-like isoform X3 produces the protein MQQRTVEFQTAFSKQLNSGAVGLSAPPLTALITPEPVRHSCIPDLPLDSNVLFESLLFLYLLVALFVQYINIYRTVWWSSYNHPTASTSMNFHLMDYHLAVFITVMLARRLVWTIISEASLVCPSSLVWYVALIATRLILLTLCGWVLCWTVINLFDNYSVLNLLFLGYPFGVYVPLCCFHQEGRAQSTPTECSFSEQDGYDRPLLRPRDFLTLLRESLREQFSSPTHIPTHTCPPSPELIRSEVEELKTDFNRRIKEVLFNSLFSAYYVAFLPLCFVRSTQYYDMRWSCEHLIMVWINAFVMLMSQLLPPSYCDLLHRSAAHLGRWQKLEHGSYSNTPQHIWSESTIWPQGVLVRHSRCLYKAVGPYNVALPSDVSHARFYFLFHKPLRILNLLIGIESSVILYQLYSLLRSERWNHTLSLGLILFCNYYVLFKLLRDRIVLGKAYSFPLGSSGLGIKS